The DNA region GGGTTCTTCACGCTCGCCGGCGTCGCGGGCCTGGAGGCGGCCGACGCCGCGGACACCGTGATCGTGCCCAACCGGCCCGACGTCGCGACGCCCCGCCGCCCGGCCGTGCTCGACGCGGTACGGCGGGCGCACCGCCGCGGCGCCCGGCTGGTCGGCTTCTGCAGCGGCGCCTTCACCCTCGCGGAGGCCGGGGTGCTCGACGGCCGCCGGGCCACCGCGCACTGGCAGTGGGCGGACGACTTCCGGGCCCGCTTCCCCTCGGTGCGGCTGGAGGAGGACGTGCTGTTCGTGGACGACGGCGACATCCTCACCTCCGCGGGCAGCGCCGCCGCCCTCGACCTCGGCCTGCACCTCGTGCGCCGCGACCACGGCGCCGAGGTCGCCAACTCCGTCAGCCGGCGGCTGGTCTTCGCCGCTCACCGCGACGGCGGGCAGCGGCAGTTCATCGAGCGGCCGGTGCCGGACGCGCCCGACGAGTCCCTGGCCCCGCTGCTGGAGTGGGCACAGGCCCGGCTGGACACGCCGCTGGCGGTGACCGACCTCGCGGCGCGCGCCGCGGTCAGCCCCGCGACGCTGCACCGGCGCTTCCGGGCCCAGCTGGGCACCACGCCGCTGGCCTGGCTGACCGGTGAACGGCTCGCCCTGGCCTGCCGGTTGATCGAACGCGGCGAGTCCCGCTTCGAGATCGTCGCGCGCCGCAGCGGTCTCGGCACCGCGGCCAACCTCCGCGCCCTGATGCGCCGCACCACCGGCCTGACCCCCTCCGCGTACCGGGCCCGCTTCGGCGCCGGCCCCGACGCCCCGGCCGGCCGGGCGAGGTGACGGCGGGACACCGCCGCCGGGCCGGTGCGCGCCCGGCGGCGGCGCGGGCGCGCGGCACCGGCTTCCCGCGCCGGTGGGCCGCGGGTCTGGGCTAGGGTACGGACGGGTCCGGGCCTCGCGCGTGCGGGTGAGCGGACACCACGGACATCGAGGGGCGGCAGCTGTCCGTCCGGGCCTCGCGCGTGCGGGTGAGCGCGCGGTTCGGCGGATCGGACCGGCCGGCGCGGGAAACGGGGAGACACCGTGGGCGAGGACGTGGACGCGGCCGCTGCGGCCGGGCGTGCGGCAGCCGGCGCGGGCGGGTCCGGGGCGGCGGGCGGATCCGGTGACGCGGGTGCGTCGCGCGCGCCCGGCGGTTCGGGTGCCGCGGGCGGCCCGGGTTCGTCGGACGCCTCGGGTTCGTCGGGCTCGCTGGACGCGGTGGGTTCGTCGGACGCTTCGGGTTCGTCGGACGCTTCGGGTTCGTCGGGCTCGTCTGCCGCGGAGAACGCCCCGGCCCCTTCCGCGCTGACCTCCGTCGTGGTGCACGCGGCCGGCGCGGTGTGCACCCGGCGCGCCCGGGTCGACGTCCCGCCGGGGGACGGCGACGTCACCGTACGCGTCGGCGGGTTCCCCCTCACCCTGGTCGAACACTCCCTGCGCGGCCGGGTGGTGGCCGGCCCCGGCGGCTGGCACGTCGTCGGCATCCGAGCGGACCTGACCGCGACGCTGCGCCGCGCCAACCGGCTCCCCGCGGTGCGGCTCGACCTGGAGGACGCGGAGGACCGCTGCGCCGGGCTGCGCGACCGCAAGGAGCGGCTGGAGCAGGAGATCGCCGAGGTCGCCGAGCTGCGCGCCGAACCCCCGCAGTCGCGGCGCGGCGAGCCGCCGCGCTGGGCGCCGGTCGAGTCCTTCCTCGCGCTGGCCGGCTTCGTCGACAGCCGACTCGGCCTCCTGCAGGGGCGGTTGCGCGCCGTCGAGGACGAACTCGCCGACGCCGAGCACGCCGCCGACGTGCTGCGCGCCCGGCTCCACGAGGCGTCCACGGCGGTCGACACCGGCCGCGCGACGCCCGTGGTCACCGCGGTGCTCACCCTGGCCCGCACCTCCGGGGCTGCGGCCGGGGCGTCCGGGGACCGCCGGGCCCCCGAGGCCCCCTCCGGTCCCGACGCGCGGGCGCGGGACCGCACGGCGGCCGACCCCGGCGGCTCGGGCGACCCCGGGGGCTCCGGGGGTTCGAGCGGTTCCGGGGGTTCCGGCGGCGCGATCGACGTCATCGACGTCGACGTCGAGTACCACGTGCCCGGGGCGAGTTGGGTGCCCACCTACCAGCTGCGGATGGACGGGCGCAGCGGCGAGGGGACGCTGGTGCTGCGGGCGTGCGTCGCGCAGCGCACCGGCGAGGACTGGGACGGGGTGCGGCTGGGGTTGTCCACCGCCGATCTGCTGCGGCGCGCCGATCTGCCGCGGCTGCGCTCGCTGCGGATCGGGCGCAGCCAGCAGGAGCCCGCGGCTCCCGGATGGCGTGAACCGCCAGCAGGGCTCGCGGAGTTGTTCGCCGGGTACGACGCGGCCGCGCAGGACCTGCCGGCATTCGGGGCGGCGCGGGACGGCGCGCTCGGCGGTGTCGCCGAAGGCGTCGCCTCGGCCCCCTTCCCGTCGAGCGTGCCGCCGCCCGCGCCCGGCGCGGCGCCCGGCGTCGGCGACGCGGTGCACGAGCGCGCCCGCCGCAGCCGGTCCGCCGCGCCGATGGCCGCGAAGGCCATGGCCGTACGGCGGTCCGCGGCGTTCGGCGCGGCGCGGGAGGCCCCGGTGCACGACGCCCCGGCGCGAGACGTCTCCGC from Actinacidiphila sp. DG2A-62 includes:
- a CDS encoding GlxA family transcriptional regulator produces the protein MAQESSHAASGPPPHRVAVIVDENSNPFELGCATEVFGLRRPEIGRELYDFRLCSPEPRTTMRDGFFTLAGVAGLEAADAADTVIVPNRPDVATPRRPAVLDAVRRAHRRGARLVGFCSGAFTLAEAGVLDGRRATAHWQWADDFRARFPSVRLEEDVLFVDDGDILTSAGSAAALDLGLHLVRRDHGAEVANSVSRRLVFAAHRDGGQRQFIERPVPDAPDESLAPLLEWAQARLDTPLAVTDLAARAAVSPATLHRRFRAQLGTTPLAWLTGERLALACRLIERGESRFEIVARRSGLGTAANLRALMRRTTGLTPSAYRARFGAGPDAPAGRAR
- a CDS encoding DUF4139 domain-containing protein; protein product: MGEDVDAAAAAGRAAAGAGGSGAAGGSGDAGASRAPGGSGAAGGPGSSDASGSSGSLDAVGSSDASGSSDASGSSGSSAAENAPAPSALTSVVVHAAGAVCTRRARVDVPPGDGDVTVRVGGFPLTLVEHSLRGRVVAGPGGWHVVGIRADLTATLRRANRLPAVRLDLEDAEDRCAGLRDRKERLEQEIAEVAELRAEPPQSRRGEPPRWAPVESFLALAGFVDSRLGLLQGRLRAVEDELADAEHAADVLRARLHEASTAVDTGRATPVVTAVLTLARTSGAAAGASGDRRAPEAPSGPDARARDRTAADPGGSGDPGGSGGSSGSGGSGGAIDVIDVDVEYHVPGASWVPTYQLRMDGRSGEGTLVLRACVAQRTGEDWDGVRLGLSTADLLRRADLPRLRSLRIGRSQQEPAAPGWREPPAGLAELFAGYDAAAQDLPAFGAARDGALGGVAEGVASAPFPSSVPPPAPGAAPGVGDAVHERARRSRSAAPMAAKAMAVRRSAAFGAAREAPVHDAPARDVSAQPPGPASPGADLLDYAALTLAGPDAPDARGTLRPAPAGLGRVGAQQRRRAADEVGRLPRPAHAVDVRASAGSFDYRFDTAAPADVASDGRWHVVPIGETAVLTESRHVCVPAVDSAVFGTVLLTNTSPHALLAGPVDVMVDGDFALTAALPTLAPGQRQSVGVGVAESVQVARRTRMRESTAGLRGGTTVLDHTVEIEVANRLPYPVSLEVRERVPVSEEKDVRIEEHRAQPAWERAEEPLEGQDGRYVRGARVWRIDLAPGRTATLTGGYEIRVPAGKSLVGGNRRN